Within the Candidatus Marsarchaeota archaeon genome, the region TTGGCAGTTATGTCGTTCGGCCCGCCATACGTGCTTTCTATGAAAAGTGAGTCTATCCTTGGATATTTTGTAGCTGCGGGATCGAACAGCCTCGTAAAGCCGTATTTCATGTCGCCCGTATGCACTATGTTGTACATGCCTTCCCCTACATGCAGATGCACTGTAGAGCTACCAAGTATGTGCCCGGCATTGTGGTATGTAAGCTTTATCTCGTCAGTAATGTTCGTTACCTCGTTGTAATCCCTTGTTATCATGTGCGTGAGCATTTTTCTGATGTCCTTCTCGCCATAGAGCGGGGTTCCGCCACTGCGCTGCACAAGCTTCGCGTAGTCGTTCAGCAGCAGCGCTGCAAGGTCGCGCGTGGGCGGGGTGCAGTAGACTGGCCCATCGTAGCCGTATTTGAATAGATACGGCACAAAGCCTATATGGTCCATATGGCCGTGCGTTACTATAACTGCGTCTAGTTCGTTTATTGAAAAGTTTGCACTGTCAAGGTATGGAAACGCCTTGTTGCCTTCGGAATTCGCATTTGCATCAAGCCCTTTGACCCCTGGTTCAGGGCTTATGCCGCAGTCTATCATTATTTTGGAATGCGGGGTCTCAAGCAGCAGGCAACTCCTTCCGACCTCGCGGAAGCCTCCGAGCGCAGTAGCCTTGAACCATTCGCTTTTTGCTATTACCTTGTTTATGTTTTTGCCTATGCCGCTCAGGAACTTCTTCCTGAAATCGCTCTCGTTAAAAAGCAGCTGCCTGACGCCCTTGATCGTTTCGCTGTCCATTGTCGGCATGCGCAGCACTTTTGGCACCCAGCCCGTCTGCACTGCTATCTCCTTAAGGGTAGCTCCGCCCTTGCCTATAACCAGGCCTGGCTTCAGGGCTTCTATATAAACTTCGGCGAAATCAGGCACAAATTTTATGCTTGCGACAGAAGCCTCCTTCGGTATTATGCTTTCTACTACCTCTTTTGCCTTGTCTGGCTGCATCAGTGCACTGCTCTCGCTGCGCACTATCAGCTTTTTCTTTATTACAGAGGCTATATTGCGCACTACGTCCTCGTCCGAATAGACTGCCTTTATGCTTTTGACAGTTATCACTATGTCGGGGCCTTCGAATTCGGTCTTTACTAATCCTGCGCCTTTTGGCAAAAGAGAGTCTATCTTTTTTGAAAGCTCTTCAATCCTTTCCTTGTCATTGTCTTTTTCTGTTTTTTTGTCTTCCAAAGCATCACTTCTGAAAATGAGGTGGCATTGCTGGTTAAAGCATAATTGATTACTTTTGTGAAAGCACCTTCTCTAGGTCCTTTCCAGTATATTCTGTGTAGCCTGCGCCTTTTGTTATAGATGCAACTGTTATCGTGTTGCCTGTAGCTGAATCCCTTTTCATTGCAATGTTCAGGGCTTTTGCAGCCATCTTTATGCCTTCTTTAACGCTCATGTTCTGCTTGTACGCATCCTCCAGGTAGCCCAGTGCAGTAAGCGAGCCGCTGCCCGTAGAGGTGAACTTGCTCTCCTCAGAATAACCGCCTGCAGCGTCAAGATTGTATATATAATTCTTGTCTTCGTCAACCCCGCCAACTATGAGCTGTATGTAAAACGGCATCATTTTGTTCTCCTGGAGTATTATGGAGAGCAGTGTGGCCGCAGATTTAGGGGACATCGGCTTGTGCTCGTTCATCTTGTATATCTCGTTCTGAATCTTAAGTATGCGTATCAGCTCCTGTGCGTCTCCCACAAGGCCGGCTATCGTCATGCCAAGATTAGAGTCTATCGGCCATACCTTCCTGGCTTCAGTGCTGGCAATGAACGTATCCATTGTGGCTCTCGAATCCGCGCCTATGACAACGCCGTCGCTGCAAACAATGCCGACTGTAGTCGTGCCTTTCATATATCTCTTAAATTGCTTTTCATCCATATGTTCACCTTGCATGAGTAAGCGCAATTTATATTTTATTTACCAGGTCTTATACT harbors:
- a CDS encoding MBL fold metallo-hydrolase, producing MEDKKTEKDNDKERIEELSKKIDSLLPKGAGLVKTEFEGPDIVITVKSIKAVYSDEDVVRNIASVIKKKLIVRSESSALMQPDKAKEVVESIIPKEASVASIKFVPDFAEVYIEALKPGLVIGKGGATLKEIAVQTGWVPKVLRMPTMDSETIKGVRQLLFNESDFRKKFLSGIGKNINKVIAKSEWFKATALGGFREVGRSCLLLETPHSKIMIDCGISPEPGVKGLDANANSEGNKAFPYLDSANFSINELDAVIVTHGHMDHIGFVPYLFKYGYDGPVYCTPPTRDLAALLLNDYAKLVQRSGGTPLYGEKDIRKMLTHMITRDYNEVTNITDEIKLTYHNAGHILGSSTVHLHVGEGMYNIVHTGDMKYGFTRLFDPAATKYPRIDSLFIESTYGGPNDITANRHDAEKNLMDIIKSTISNGGKVLIPLFAVGRSQELQLVLENYMAHMAVR
- the psmB gene encoding archaeal proteasome endopeptidase complex subunit beta — protein: MDEKQFKRYMKGTTTVGIVCSDGVVIGADSRATMDTFIASTEARKVWPIDSNLGMTIAGLVGDAQELIRILKIQNEIYKMNEHKPMSPKSAATLLSIILQENKMMPFYIQLIVGGVDEDKNYIYNLDAAGGYSEESKFTSTGSGSLTALGYLEDAYKQNMSVKEGIKMAAKALNIAMKRDSATGNTITVASITKGAGYTEYTGKDLEKVLSQK